The sequence atataaagtaCAGACATCCTCCtataaaggaagaaaaataaaagtagagaTGTGCCAGTTTGTGTGTTTATAAGGAGATCCACCAGTTTATGAGTGAGCTGGAAGTTAAGCAATCTAGCTTAAGGTTTAAGGTATCTACTCCCTACTTTCTACTGGTGTGATggtgtgatttttttaattaatttttttcttgtaaaaaaaggtttcctaaattaaaataatttaattatgtttttccattttattttatttatgattagtcataagtttttataattatataaatgtcTTATTACATTTTGTTATTCATACAAATAGTGTATATTTATTTAGTACGCTTAATTTCATAAACAACATATCTAatgtaatatataaaaagataaaaataatattaagttaACTTTTTATCGAGAAATCGCTTCCGATACGCTTAATTTCTTACATGTGTGTGTTGGGGTTGGGGAGGGGGGGGTAATTCTGTTATTTTGCGATTATTCAAACTTTGCACATCAATTAACCTTGATATAATAGTGTTTCACTGCTACAAATACAAGCTCTTTTcttccaagaaaaaaaaatgcattttttatttgaagataTTTGTGGATTAAAATTAAGTAGTAAAATAGTAGTGGTCCTATCCATCAAGTTGTAGTTCCAGCAACTACAGTGATAAGTTTGacaaaaagaaattgaagattATTTATCCACGGAGAATCTTATCTAATAAGTTAAATAGttagaataatatatttttttattatttaaatatatttctaatataCCTCcttacatataattttattttttcagatatgtaaaagaaaataattaaaatttagttaaAGACATTTGTCTGCaacaataaaagaaattgaaaataaaatgactaTGTTCATACATTTTTCTCTTATAGTTGGAACTTGGACTTTTAagcaaaataatttaaaatctaaCTGAATTGACCtaatttaaatgttttgaagtaaaatgatttttaagtactttcttatttaaaaaaataaaattaatagagGATTTGGTAGGTACACGTGATTCAAAGTGTGATTTACTGTAAAAGATAATGACATGAATATCATGACCTCATGACAAATCATGTAACAACTTCAAGATATAGAGAGTAGGTAAGAATAATAAAGATACAACATTGAGTAGCAATTtgattgaatattattttttttatattttttctatttctttttattcattCGGCtagtattaattattattattttattaatagtaTATAAATGACTAGTACTCAACTTAATTTAAcgattaattataaataaaattaaaatctaataaaaagtaaagatatcattatacctaaaaatataaaaataaaagtaatttatgtaatttgaacttaataaataataaattttattattaaataatacataaacaatTTATCTCATTCGAATATTTAAAGATTATCAATAACACAAAAAACTATTAATGAGAAATATACTAAACCACACCCCTTCATTCACAAGATCTCCACCATTGCCCCctacttattttctttttcttcatttcacACACACAAAACAACATTTTCTCATTTCCCTCTGTTTCGGTACTATTTATCAATTTTGATTCTCTCGAGCGCCAGCCTCACCCCCTTTCCCCTCCAGTAATCCGACACCCTTCTTACTGGACTTGGCACTGCGGTGAGCACAAGGGCAAATTATTGTTCAAACAATTGATTGAATTTAGATGTGGATTCATTACGTTCCGCTATTTTGGTTGATATTTCGAAATTGAGGTTTCTGATTATCTGTATAATGGACTCGATTTGGGCGAACAATGGTGCCCCCGCCGTTTCTCATTTGTTCTATGCCATTTTCTTCGCTTTTGGTTTCGTCATCGTCAGATTGTTCCTTGACAGATTCATCTTTCGGGTAacctttcttgtttctttttcttgaaaattttatgtGTTGATAACTGATGTTTTAAATGTCATCCTTGTTTTATTACATTTGAGTATTGTATACTCAATCTTGGTTTGACTCGTGTAATTAGTGGATTGCGTAAAAGAATCAGGGTGAAATGGACGTCACATTCAACCAAGAAAAACGACAACCTTCTTATAAAAGCGCATATAACTGAGATCCCAATAGTTATAGATCCCATCTTGATGGAAAATTTCTTGGCTTAACTAAATCCGATTTAGTACTTTTCTTGATTCTGTGGTTCTGGAGCAATGTGTATGAGCCCTACTGTTTAGTAGCCAATGATATAGCCCTTCTAAAAGAATCGtgatgtaattaatttatttcaatgAAGTTTAAACGGCTGAACTGAATTGGGGTTTCTTCAATTATAGTTCTTGAACTTTTAACCTTTGTCAGCATTAAGTAATTGAATCCACCCAGACTTTATTAGAATTTGAGCTGTTTGACTTCTTTAATTCTCTGCCACAACACACTTTCAAGCTTTTATGAAGTACTTCAGACTAGGGTGATTTTCGTAACTATTGAAATTGATGTGCAACTCCTGTACAGATGTTACCGTCCTATCAGATCTTAAATGGTAATTTGGTGCGATAACTTCTGAccttatatttgaaaatttgtttaGTATTTCTTTGTGCATCCTTGTTTTGGCGCTTGTCAGCAGATAGATGTTAGTTGTATTGAGCTGAAATTTGGGTTTGGCATTCTTAGAACTGATACTTGAATCATGGAGGAACATTTTCGTGCATATATAGCACTATGTACACCATCGTGTAGTTCCAGTAAAAATCTAGAGTTTTTTGCAGATTGCCATAGATTAATATGTTTTAAGTGAGACGTAAACTATGTTTGCTTCTTTTCTATCTATCAATTGTACTTCTTGAAGTAAAATTCACGTCACTGGAGATCCAGAAACTGTCTTAAGTTTCTCATTAGATGTGAACATGCAATTTTGGAATCTTTAATTCAAGTTAGTcctaatttgtttattttaattttctaaattcctGTTCACTGACATATTTATTCATCACATTTCCCTGGCAATTGATATACCACTTTTCCAATATTATTTACTAGTTCCACCAATCGTTAGGCTAGAACTTATGGGCAATGAGTCGCATGCCTTGGCACCGGTACTTTTTCTTACAGTTATGATGGTACCCAATGGGCCCACATTACCCGATCTATATATGGTGTACATGTCTTAAGTGGAGAAGACAAACACATCTTTGACTTAATTACAAGAACATTATAAGATGTAATTTGCACAACTAACTCAACCCTTTATAAGACGAGCAGGAAGAATTTAAGACTAAAATGTTGTAAAACATTCAAATGCCTGCGTCAACAACTCCACTAACATCGTGTCCAGTTTGCCAATTCGTAGTTTAATTGCTTATCGGTTACAATTTTAAGGGGAAAGTTGAGCTACTGAGTCAGGTAAACTATTAACTGATGCTCCATATCTTAGTCAACTTTAGTTATTAAATATTATCAGCCATGTCTTAATATCAGCTCTAGTTTGTTCATAAAGGTTAGTTCTTTTGACATATTACTTGGTGAGttacttttaacatttaatagTTAAATAACCGAGTTCTATTTATAGTCAGTCATAAAATTTCCGATATTAAGTcctaaaaattgatgaaaatttaaATGTAAGATTGCATATTTCAGCACCCCTGGAAAAATATCTGCATCCACCTGGCTCCCCCTCCATTTTGTGTATCATAACCTTCAGTCCTTTACTACCTTGGCAGACTAAGACCAGCATGTATCCCTCTCCAGGGTTTATTGATGGAATTATGCCGATTCACTTGCACTGACCAATGAATTTTCTGTTTGcaacaattaatgaatataagttaAATATTGCATATGatattgaagaatatgatgaaTACAGATACTCTTGATGTATTAATTGCATAATGAATCATCATCATGCAATGTATTGCACTCTTTTGTGCTACCTTTGCTTGGAAATATAGTGCTTGACTGCTTTCTCCCTTCAGGGCCTCCCCACCACCACACTATTTGTTCTGTTCAATTATGAGAGGTAACTTTTAGCTGAATATTTGTAATGTATTTGTTAAGTGGAGTGTTGAACTCTGTTAGGATCGGCTTGTTTCTGTATATTAATTAAGATTATTTCTTCTATCACCAGTTTCATGATTTACATGTTTTATGCAACATGAATTAGTTCCTTTAAACGGTAATAATATCAACTTTTGGCCTCATTAAGCAAACAGCAAATTTAACTGTTTGAAAGTAGTCATTGTGAAGAGCTACTATTCAGTTAGTACTTACCTGATGTTGAAGAATTCAGATGATAGATAATTAGggaaattttttgaaagttgAACTGAATTTTCCCCGATACTTTTACATGGACTGGCTGCTATGTGACAGATTTGGTTAAATGACTTAAGTCGTTTACTTTACTCCATCTTTCTGACATATCTCTGTTCCTTGTTCACCTTGTTTCCAGAGGCTAGCCGTTTTGTTGCTGCGCCTGGGAACAACCCATCTCAGGAACGATGAGGCTACGAGAGGAAAAATTGTTAAATGCTCTGAATCCATGTGGAAATTTGCTTATTATGCAACTATTGAGTTTTGTGTCCTAAAAGTTGCTTATCATGAGCCATGGTTCCTAGATGTGAAGGGATATTTCAGTGGCTGGCCAAATCAAGAACTAACGTGAGTATCACATCCTGATTTTTCTACGACCTATTATTTGACTCACGGCAGTCAACATGTAATATCTGTATAAAACTAGAATTGGGTGGTTACTTTAAATAATTGGataagcaagtaagaacaattACTTGTACTATTTGAGGGAACAACAAAATTTCTAGCTATGCGTGGTTTAATTCAAAATAGTATAGTTAGTGAAAAACTGTTGCCAAGTTCATAAGTTGGGATTAAACCAAGTGTATGTTTTACTTCTTACTCCCTATTAAGTTCTCACCATTGAGCCTCACATTGGAAGTTTCATTTCTCAAGTTCTGCAGTATCTTCTTGTCTCCTATTTTAAGTGTATTACATTTTATGAGGGTTtcggaaaaagaaaaaaatgtcttaTTTTGCCATCCTACTGTCACTTTGTTAGAATCTTTTTTCAAGgttgatgaattaatataagCATTGGGAATCTTTTCTCATTTGAGGGTAATACAACACAAAAATTGGGAACCTCTTTGTTCCTAAACCATAGAGGATCTCATGAATTTCATACAAGCATCTTTGATATTCTCGTCCGGCAACGAAATCATGTTGTAATTATTTGATTCATGGAGTATCCATTCAAAAACACTTCTCGTGCATGGTTTATGCCGTATTGCTTAATTTTTACCAATATGTATCTTGTCTAGTACTTGTTAGGTTACATTTTCAAGCATTCAAGGGCTACCTGTGTTACTTAATTGTTACCAGTATGTATCATTTCTAACAGTCAAGAGGTTCTATGCTTTTAGGTGTGGGTTTTGCCTTTAAGAGATTTATATATCTAGAAAATATAGAGAACTTCTAGCAGTttcgaaaaaaatatataaagaatttctaatactttttatttctatttacaTAATGTTCTTATGAGATGAGTTTTAATGGAGTAACATGGTCAATGAGGATTCATATTGTTGACCCCAACTTGTTTGAGACTTAGACCAAGACCGTCAAGTCACCAAGCAAAGAGAGTCATCTCTACTCCTCaaagaacataaataatttcCAGAAGGAGCAATAAATTTCCTTAGAAAAGACCCTCTAACACCTTATTTTGGGGTAAGTGTGACAGAACCTCCTCctccatttcttcttcttcttaactcaTTGCTGCTTCTGTCATGAACTATTTCCCTCCTTTCATTTCATTTCCCCATGCTACACCTATAGTATCATTTTTCTTTACCTTGTGCCACCAGAACGTGCATCATCTTTGTATAATGCATTGTATATTTCACTGGATTGCCTGAAGGATGTGTGGTCTGTCTCTTGCTAGCtccttgtatttttctttcttctatcAGAATGCCTTTCTGATGCCAATTTTGTTCAAAACCTTTGGAAAGTCTTATTGCCTAAGCAGTTGTGTCTATTTGCTCATACTTTGCAGTAAACATGCTCTTGGCTGAGGGGAACACACCAAACACTTCTTCTAGTAAAAATATCATCACCATTTCTGTTGaacaatttttatgaaaatgccAACAAAAAATAGGGCTTCTTAAGACACTAGAATATTGACTAGGCAAGACTCTTCTTTTCTGATATAACATGCATACCTTTGTTGCAGTCATTTGAATGCACTAAATTTTTTATAGGGTGAACACAAGTCCTAGTAGAAATGTAAATCTAGCTTTTGCTTTCATTTATCATTAGAACTATTAGCAACATTTATTGCACTTCATACTTGTTTCACAAAAAAGGGATGAAATGTTACTGGCAACTTTAATTTTTGTAGGCCTCTTAACAAAAAGTGGTCTGATAAAATCTAACATCCTTTGTTCATTTCTCATTTCAGGGCTGGAATTAAGCTTATCTATATGTGCCAATGTGGGTTCTACCTCTATTCTATTGCTGCCCTTGTTGTTTGGGAAACGCGACGGAAAGACTTTGCTGTTATGATGTCTCATCACATAGTTACAGTTTTTCTGATTTCATCCTCATATATTTTAAGGTAAGGTGTACTCCACCAGTGGTTTGCCTTTAAGTCTTTTTTTTTGCTTGAATACCCTATCTCGACATGAAAACAGGGACATGATTTATGTACGATGTTAGCAACACTTTTATGGTTCTATGCGGGGTGTAATACAAGTCAAATGTTCATATTCATTCAAacacaaaacatatatattcttTGGCATATTTTGAGAGAtaacttttccttttattttcatttgatggTAGGGGGAGGAAGGGACGCTAGGTCTAAGTAGATTTTAAACTTTGAAAGACCTGGTTTGAGATGTAGAAGAggttaaaaaaaagtataaggGAAGTGGAGAATTGAACATTTATTGCTCAAGGAAGACCAGTTTGATGCTGGTAATGGTGATAATATTAATGTGCATATCcatatgaaaaaacatatacTATTTTCAATCTTTATTGGATTCAGATCATTTAATGTGTATAAGGAATAGAGCACCCaagggtgtggcctagtggtAAATGAAGCTGATTGATTTCTTCCTATGTCTTATCCTTTGTGGATAGAGTTACTTGGTACCTGTTGCTAGTGGTGGGAGGTGGCAGGTATCccgtggaattagtcgaggtgcgcAAAATCTGGCCCCGGACACAAGTTCTTaaaaaacttgttttaagaaaTAGAGGAAGTGTATTTTCATGTTTTGAGATGCTTTATTAGAACAGATATGGCCAATGCATTGAGATGCTTTAATTCAATGTCATACAGTTTTCTACCTTTTCTTTTGGCTAAGATTTTCGTGAAATGAGGGTACTCAACTGATCCCTTTCTTCTATAATTTGATCCTTTATCACTTTATTGTAGTAGGAATCATTTATACCTAAGAGGACAAATTTGACCTAGCCAGTCCCATCCTTCTAAACCTGCACAAGGATGCTAATA comes from Solanum pennellii chromosome 1, SPENNV200 and encodes:
- the LOC107013278 gene encoding LAG1 longevity assurance homolog 2, which translates into the protein MDSIWANNGAPAVSHLFYAIFFAFGFVIVRLFLDRFIFRRLAVLLLRLGTTHLRNDEATRGKIVKCSESMWKFAYYATIEFCVLKVAYHEPWFLDVKGYFSGWPNQELTAGIKLIYMCQCGFYLYSIAALVVWETRRKDFAVMMSHHIVTVFLISSSYILSFFRIGIVILALHDGSDVFLEAAKVFKYSEKELGASVLFGCFAVSWFPLRLVFFPFWVIRSSSYYLCEVLNLSEAYDTMIYYFFNTMLLTLLVFHIYWWILIYSMIMKQLRNRGQVGEDIRSDSEDDD